The Nicotiana tabacum cultivar K326 chromosome 1, ASM71507v2, whole genome shotgun sequence genome segment CCATACTTTTATGCTTGTCAAAACCTGTTTTTTAGTTATTAAACTTTAAGTAATCTCAAAAAGTAAGCTATGGAaccctttctttcttctcttttgttgtttgtaatttttttaatttacaacTTGCGCACCTCGACTAATCCACTGTGGCCTGCTACTTCAGAACCCTTTTTCTTATACACCATGCTAATTGATTGACATTTTGAATTCTCATGTTAATTCAAAGGTTAACTTGAAATTGGATAAAATACTTTATGCTCTTCTGAAGTGTTTTCTTTGTCATTGCACCCTCTGCTTGTCGTCCGTTATTGTGTGGCTGTCTACCTAATGGTATAATTTTCTGTGTTACATTACAGGGATTATATCCTGGGTACATCATTTTCTTTGTACAGTCCGCTTTGATGATTGCTGGATCAAGAGGTATTTAACTTGCACACACACCCGATCAGATGCATTTAACTTTGGTTTACTTTTCCTAATGTTGTTTTGTCTATGAGCAGTCATTTACAGATGGCAGCAAGCTGCTACTGGTACTCTGTTTGAGAAGATACTGGTATTAATGAACTTTGCATACACACTTCTGGTTCTAAACTATTCCGCTGTTGGGTTCATGGTTAGTCTCATATTTTTTGGAATGATGTTTACTCTAAAGCTAATTGTGTTCGACAGAGGCTGATCATAGTGTTCTTTCATGTGTTACAGGTATTAAGCCTGCATGAAACCCTTACAGCATATGGAAGTGTATACTATGTTGGAACAATTGTACCAGTTGTACTCATCCTGCTTAGTAAAGTAGTTAAGCCTCCAAAACCTGCAACATCTAAAGCTAGGAAAGTAGAGTGAGTCCGAGCCAGTTTCTTGAGATATTTGCTTAGATTTCATTTTGACTATGTACTCTGTTCTGATAGCTGGACAGCTCTTAATTTGAGCAGAACAGGAGAAGTAGCATTATTCCTCCAAATACCTGGCCACTAAAAGTTATGTATCCAACTGTATAATTATTGGGGAAATCTTGGCCACAAGAATCGATAAATGATTGTTTTTGCTACTATCTAATCAAGTTCTGTTCTTGCATTCAATGTTCATAACCACTTTCTTCTGTGTTGGTTGTGTGCCTTTCCCGGGAGAGTGTTCATATGAAACAACAAAGCTACTATTTatcccaaaagaaaaagaaaaagaaacaacataCTCTTTGCCCCTGTTCCCCTTTCTTGCAGCAGAAGGTGTGGGGTTGAAGCAGTGGGGAAATATACAGAAAAGTAATGCTATGATACCTCTTTTCTCCTGTGATGTTTCTTTCAAAGTGTGATATCTCCTATCTAGGTGACTGGAAAAACAAGCTTGGGAAAGCTTTTATGCTTATGTTTAGTGTAAATCTGTAGGATACCTAAAGCTGTTGATTTCAGGATTAGTTGGATGACATTCTACAACCGTtgatttgaattttcatgctgAAATGTTTTAACAATTGCTTCGATGTTATTCACATTTTTGGTAGAGATAATTGCTTGCTGTTTTCTTTTGGGACTTTAGATTCAAGCACTGCTTGCAGCCTGCAGGCTTTGTAGTATTGAATCTTCCACAATTGTCTAATAGAGTGTGGAAAGGAGAAGTAGAAATATTAGTTTAACAAAGGAGAGGAAAGCTGATGCAAATCCTATGCTCCAGTTAGCACTGAAATCTAGTGATTCAAAATGCAGCCTCCCTTTGGTTTCTACATTACTTATCTTGCAATCTGCTTAGTCATTTTACATTCTAGTATGGTTGAGCCGTTGAGGTGGAATGGCAATTAGTACCATTATAACATAGAAGTTagtgaaggggagccttggcgttaccggtaaagttgttgccatgcgaccaggaggtcacgggttcgagccgtggaaacgtcttgcagaaatgcagggtaagactgcttacaatagacccttgtagtccggccctttcccggacacagcgcatagcgggagcttagtgcaccgggctgccctatACCATAGAAGTTAGTACTCTAGTAAACTTATTCTTTTGTTGACTTCAGATCTCTTGTTGCTATTCAAAACTCTAGTAATTCATCAACTTTGACATATTTCATGAAGTACTTCATCTCTTTCAATACCATTGATGAGTGGAACATTGTAGGACCTTAAGCTCCAGTTAGTTGCTTGAGCTGTGTTTTTTTAATAATGTTTTTAGGCAGCTGGATTCTTGACTTTGTGGCCATTTCTTTTTTGATGAAATGCCAGAAAGGCATGTTATCCTGGACCACCCTTAAACAGCTTGTGAGTTGTGTGAGTGAAACTATAAAGATTAAATACTAAAGCTTCTGATAATGCATGCATTTTCTCCTCTATTTGTTACTCCATATGCTACTGTAGAGATATGAACTGGCTTTAGCCCCACTTTTCTTTGATAATGCTTTTTGAAAACATGGACTGCTTGTTCAAGGATAAGGCTGAAAAGGCCTAAAcagtgatttttctcttttatgtaTTCTACTCCTGGAATTATTTTGCCCTTGGATTAGGCATGTCACTCTTATGCCACCACTTTGTAGCCCCCACTTCATTATGTTTATGCCTATAGGCCCATCCAAACTGTAGATTTTGATCACACCCTCAAAGATAGCCATTCTTATACATTGTTCTATAGTAACATCAACTTTGTTTCTACTGTCGAGGGGCGTGTAATGGGATGGTTGAAGTCTCTTTACCATTGATCAAAGTTTACGGTCTGAGTCTTGAGAATGGAGAACTTTTAAGCTATGTTGCTCGGATTCTTGGAAAATGTTGTCGGGTGCGTGTCGACTCTCCAAAAGCAGTGTATTTTTGGAGAATCCGATATTGGTGTGGCTGTATTTTGGAGAGCCCGTGCAACATAACTTTTAAGTACGGATCCATTCACCCCTTTATTGGGTCTACCTGACACAAATCCTGTGTTAGTCGGGCTAGTAGAATTAGGATACCGAATGGttaaacaaggaaataaagttgTCATACAATATACACTGTTTAATCTGCTAAGTTACTTTTCTCAATGCATTCGATGGAGCTGGAGGAATGACATGACTAGCATACAGGTAGATTGTTACACGCTAGTTCATGCTTTTACAGGAATACAATTATAGTTGACAAAAGACATGTCATAATATGGTTGTTTTTAACTTATTATTGAACCAATGAACCAAAAGCTGCTTGCCATCTGGGGAAGAAACAAGACATTTATGTAGGTTCCAGGGAGATAGGTACTTTACCAAGTAGTTCACTTGCTATGTTTTCTGTTGGATAGCCGTGGTGTCCGGGCTGGCTTGTCTTGCGCgtacctcgactaattccacgggatacttgtcacctcccaccagcaacaggTACCAAGTAACTCTATCTACCAAGATTTGGATAGataggaagaaatcacctagtattttttgTCTCTGCTGGGATTTGAACCCGAGACCTCATGATTCTCACTCACTTCATTAACTACTAGGCCAGACCCTTCGGTGCAATTCACTTGCTAATGTTTTGCTGGACAAACAAAATGATGTATGCCCTTCAGAACTGACTACTAACAAACTGGATGGGCAATATAGCTCATTGGATGCAGATTTTTCCAAGGACTATCTGACCCAAAGAAAGCTggccatttttgtttttgaaggGGACATTCTGGCTAGCAGCACATTCTGCCAATGCAGCCAATTCATGGACCCCTTGttcttctttatcttttttcCATTTGTTTTCTTCTGTATTTCGTTTTTTTCTTGTGCTTAATTTTGGGTCCTCAATTATTTTTATGCTAGTGATTCTCTTCTGAATAGCTCTACATGTGATGTTATGAACATATAAGCATGTAATTTAATAAATTAGAACATGAGTAGGGCCTCTTTCTTGTTGATAAGTTCGCCTCCACTCTACTAAAATGTTAGGATTTATACGACGTTTTTTTAGGAGAGCTGCCTATGTACTCTCTTTTGAGTaaccctccccccctccccccaacccccccccccccccaaaaaaaaaaagaaaagaagcaaaaaaaagaATCAAGTCCCACatagtttctttttatttttattttttataaatgagTTTTCTTACATACATatgtttacatatatatatatatatatatattattttcaagAAACATTGTTCAGTTACGAGAGGCggatttaggatttttagaataaGAATACAccactaaaaaaagaaagaaagaaagtatTAAGAGCTTTTTTACATAGATATTATTGTCCTCATCTTAATTCAACTATGGAGATAACCCTTGCTacatttttattaaaaagtaatttttaaacTTCATCTAACAAGATCTTTTAGTCTAAATTTGTGGTTTACtagaatctttttttttttggcaaataaAGAAAGATAATAATGTCATGAATAAAGTAAGAAAGGAATAAATGAATCTAAGATTAAGCAATGAACCAAAAAAGATGCCATTTTTGAAGTTCAAAGTCTTGATTGTTTTGTCCATAATAATATAGCATcaccaattttataattttgatttGCACTCTTTCTAATCCTCCTCCTTTGATTCATTACTTTTTATTTTCTAACTTGCTAGTTCTATAAAAGATTAATAATTCCTTTTCTCATGAAAGTGAAGATTCTCCTATTCATTTCCTTCACCTAGAGATCATTCTAACAACTTTCTTGCATGCTTGTAGGAGAAAAAGGGTTTGAAACTAAAATCTTTTTGACAATTTACTATTGCTTCAAGGGATTGCTTTCCTTACTATTGGTTTACTCTCTTCCTTTTCCCAATAGGTCCACCAAGTTGGTAAAAATTATACTTAATCTTGgaaagagaaaataatttttttttgtcctAGAAAATGCACCATTATTAAAGATGATGGTTGTTTCAAAAAATCGCTCACGACCCCTATTTCTCGAAGATAGCCTAGTCTGATCTAGAACAACATATTCGTGAGCAAAAAGCGTATTTCAAAGCTGATTCAACTAGTCATTTTTAAAAATCGTTCGAGACTCCTATTTTCTCGAAGATAGCATGATCTGGGCTAGAAAAACAGATTCGTGAGCAAGAGCATATTTCATGGCTGATTCAACAACAATTATTTTGTTGGGAACTTTCATATGAGCTTGTTCTTTCTTTTAATCCACTGTAAAAGTTTATGAGTACTTTATATATTGATCTTAGTTGTTTTTTCCCCCTCAAGTCCCAAAAAACTTCAAATTGAAATAGTAGAGAAAAGTTTGGCTAAATTCATGTAGGTCATAGCAAAGTTTTGCTGAAATTATGTGATTTGTCAACAATATTTATTAACTCTTTATGGCCATGTAAAAGAATATTATTAAAAGGTGTATGTACAATTCCCCAATACAAAGGAGGATGAATAAGTAAGTTGCTTGTGGTATCAATTTACAATTATTGCATACAAAATATAGCAAAAATTAGTATTAATTAGGGACATATGAATGGACAAGAAATTACATGGATAACAAAATTGTGTACAAGCAAAGAATCAGTCAGTGTCAAAAGCCAAAGCTATTCTTCTCAAGTCTCTTTccaggaaaaagaaaacaaataaaaagataACACTTGGCATTTTGACCCcccttattttaattaattaacatATTTTCAATATGGACTCTAGGATATCAATCTCATTATTTTATAAACCAAACCTCCACCTCTTTTCTTTTGcccttataaaataaatatacccTTGAATCActataattcttttaaaaaagGGGTCTttcaattcttattttttttaaaagaaactaaaattATATTCTTATATTCTAACATCCATATATTCCCTTCTACCTCACTTCTCACCCATCCCAATAgccattcattctttttctttcttactaTTCTTATCACTCCACATTTAAGTTTCTATAAAATCATTATCACATTATTTCTCAAACTTCTCTAGAAAAGTCCCtgaatttccttttttttttctttctttagacTCAAGAACAAATATAAAAAGCCTAAAGTTTTAGCATAAAAACCAGTTTAGTGTTTCTTGATTAGTTACAAGGATTTTCTGTCATAGAAACATaacattgttgttgttgtgcttctGACATTGTGGGTCAGAATCTTTCTGGTTCTTTCTTTCCTTCATTCATGGGGTTGTTCTTAGCTTAGCAGACAAgcactttaatttatttttatttttaaaaaaaaaaaacatttttcatCAACTTTTGACATTTCTTGAGGAAAGTTGTCATAATAAATTCCATTCATTATCACAACAAAAATTTCTCAGTATGAGCAAAGACTTGTTAAGAATGAAGactaagccaaataagccaaatgGGAATGGACTTTCATCTTCAGGATGGGAGATGAGGCCAGGAGGAATGTTAGTACAACAAAGAAGTTCTGATTCATATCAAAGTTCAGTTACAGTTCCAACCATTAAAATCAAAGTCAAATATGGTTCATCTTATCATGAAGTCAAAATCAGTTCACAAGCAACTTTTGGTAATTTGCATTCCTTCTTACTTTTTTTCTTCGGTATCTCTCAGAAACAAACTCTTTCCTTCTCAAGGTAGCGGTAtagtctgcgtacatattaccttCCCCAGACTTCacttgtggaattatactgggcttgttgttgttgttgtcgtcgtcttactttgttaaaaaaagtagcccggtgcactaagctcacGTTATGCGCAGGGTCCAGGAAAGGGCTGGATCACAAGGGTTTATTGCACGCAGCCTCACCCTGCATTTCGGCTGTTTCCATgactcgaactcgtgacctcctggtcacatgacatcaactttaccagttattttGTTGTTATGCATTTTTCCATTCATCTCTCAAAAGGGTTGTCATAAAATGAGGAATCTTGAAATGGAACTGCATGTTCATACTTTTATTTTGCAAATTTTCTTTTCATCTCTCAAAAGGGTTGTCATAAAATGAGGAATCTTGAATTTTACAGGGGAATTGAAGAAAATGCTAGCAGGTCAAACTGGATTACATACTGAAGATCAGAAAATATTTtacaaggaaaaagaaagagattcAAGAAATTTTCTTGATGTTGCTGGTTTAAAAGATGGATCAAAACTTGTACTAATTGAGGATGAGATAAGCAGAGAAAAGAGGTTTATTGAATCAAGAAGAAATGCAAAAATGGAGAATGCATCAAAGGAAATCACATCAATTAGACTTGATATTGATAAACTTGCTAAACAGGTAACAAGAATTCTATTTTctaaattacatatttttttCTCTTGATTTTTCATTTCAAGGGATTTGATCATTGGTTTTTTTATGTTTATGTAGGTTGCTAATGTTGAAATGGACATTTATGGTGGCAAGAAAGTAACAGAGACTTTGCTATTGAGTTTGATTGAATTGTTAATGACACAATTGATAAAATTGGATGGAATTACTGCTGATGGTGATCTCAAATTGCAGAGAAGAATGCAGGTATACATATTTTCAATGAGTAGCGAAGCCAAGAAATTCAATTAGGGTCAAagtctattttttttaatcaataacaagtagTAATATTTTATACGATGTACATTATAATTTTTCGGCGAGTGGTGTTCGGTTGACCACTTTTGACCAGAGCCGGATTTAGGGGGCGGAAGGGTGTTCACTCCaacccccttcgccgaaaaataaTACgtacatataaaataaaattagtttttacctctatatattatgttttgaataacTTTGACACAACCCAAAAGCATAGGTTAGTGGGCAAGGGATTCAAAACTTTGTAAGGTCATTGATTCTATTTCCgccattttaatttattttttaaacctCTTAGCGGTAATCCTACCTCCCCGGGTGCCCTTTACCAGACGTAGCTTCGCCCCAATATTCAAACTCAATCATAATGCATCTTTCTTTTGCTTTAGAAGTGATTAACATCATCTTTGTTGCAATAAAAAAACTTGTCTTATTTTTTGGGTCACTGGTTCAACTTTTTGTAAACACTAACCTGTAGTTGCTTTTTAGGTGATATGAtagtatttataattttttttacactTGTTAAATTCTTTTGCTAAAATactgatttttttttgttgataattGTAGGTGAAAAGGGTGCAAAAATACATAGAGACACTAGACATGTTGAAAATAAGAAATTCAGCCCTTGGAAATCACAATGCCAAAGTGCAAATGCACCACAAAAATGGAATATTCACAGGAAAAATGCCAAAATCCATGTACTATAATCAAGAGCAGAGGAAGAGGGTTAGTTTTGCTGATCAAAGAAATCCAGGGCCAGTTGTGGTTACAACAAAATGGGAAACTTTCTAAGAATTGATAATAAAAAAGCCTAAGGAATATTAGTGTGTGCTTTGAAAAAAATTAGggggtaaaaaaaaataaattttggttTTATGGATTCAGTGTCTTCATTCTTTCTCTATTTAGATTTTGACCCCAGTTGTTCTTGGGGTTAAAAGATAATGTGGTGATTTCTTATGTGGCCTTTGAATCCTAAGTTGTAtaaatgtgtgtgtatatatatatgccaGCATCTGGTGGATATAGATAAGTTTATGGTTTTACTTGaattttttatttcataaaatgATTACAAATTTAGCACTTATAAAATTAGTTATTATTACTCTTTTAGAAGTACGATGATCAAACTAATTAATTTTCGTTGTTAATTTGGACCTAAAATTTTCAAAGGCTACATAGTAGTTAAACCGAAAAAAATCTGTCTAACTCAGGGGAGGAGCCAGTGTACTGTGTGCGTGTTCGGCAAAACCTAGTAGTTTTGGCTCAAACtatatattttgttaaaaaaaattcacttaACTAATCAAGAATTCATAAACTTAAAATTCTATCTCCGCCTCTGATCTAACTAGTGCAATTGTTGTTTTCTTTTACCTCCTCTTCACACAACTATTTTCTGtttctttcaattctttcctTTTCATTTTGCCATCCAAATTCAATGTGATTTGGGACCATTTCGCCAACAAGAAATTTGCTTTTTGGTGTATGTGGAAAACTTTTTTGATTAGCTGCCATTTAATGAAGATATGATTATAAGTTAGTTGGATCATAAAGATCTAATGTTTGTTGTGAGGTTGCAAAaggtaattaattaaaattaatgtTAAGCCGAAAGAATAACCTTTTggtaatatttaattattatcgCTAACTAATCActccaaaatgataaaaagtatAGGGTTGACTTTGGAGGACATGGTAATGATCATTAATGGGATTGTTTAATAGGTTGGATTCCactttgttatttatttatttaatttttcaacTATATTTTTGTTTCATTAGCCTCATAGCTTGAATAGGCAAACAATAATACTactagcaaataaactaaaaatataaaataaaagagaactTTCTAAGCCAGCCAGCCAGCAGGCCCTTGTCAAtgtgatattttattttattttgaaaaatgatattgtataaTCACTCTAAAAATAATAGGCGAAAAAATATATttgttgtatatttttttgtatatatatatatattgttatagataaaaattatacaaattttatacactttttcgactACTGAATGTAAATAGTTTCCGCCACGAGCTAAAAGTGATACcccttttttccttccttttgATGATATCATAAGCAGTATTTGTCACAGCATCTAGGTGAATTTCAAATCCTTCATCATTGAAAAGTATTTCCAAATGAAAGTTTCCTTTAAACCAACCCAAAGTCAGCAAAAAGtactaggtgatttctttttATCTGTAAAGTTATCTAATACTTATACTGATGGAAAATAGCAGGtactaaataaaattatttaggTACGCACAAATTGACTCGAACACTgcagtaaaaaaaataattaagccTAGACGTATCATTTCAGCACTTATAGAAGAGCAAGCTAAGGGGATATGTAAGATATAAGGTTATAGGACAATCAATCATAAGCTAACATATGAGTTTTTTCAAAaggaataatatcaaaattctaAAATTCCGAAAAATGTCATCTAATTGAGGTAATAATAAATGAAAATCAAGGACAAACCAATGTGCTAATAATTAGGAAGAATGCCAACGTGAAAGCAGACAAGATTAATCATATGTTCATATAATAAACAGAAAGAATCTTTTacattcataaaattgaaatgcTTTGCCCCAACGAATGAGGTACCTTGGATTATGAACTAAAATGTTGTATATTggttttatttgattttattcttcttttagcaattaaaatttataaaaatataactATAAGTTACGGATTTGAACCGTTGGAAGCAACTAATATTGCTTGCATTAGGTTGCGTTCTTTCCCTGAATTCTGCGTGAACGCGGAACACCTTGTACATCAAGTTGTCTTTTGTTTTgttgcggggggggggggggggggtttaaaacatgatttctaagttaGTTTCAAGcaaattaaataaaagagaagTGGCACAACCTCACAAGTCATTCCTTTTTATTTTCGGGATTGAGCCTGTCAGGGCTTGCCTAGTGCGGTTTACATTTTATGTGTGGTTTGCAGGCTATTACACAGTGGGAGGTTTACCCAGTGCGCACAAAGTACTCACCACAAGGGTAGAGGGCGTGACAGAGATTGTAACGGTTGCTAATTTCCCCTcctaccaaaaaaaaataaaaataaaatacaagtcGACATTCTTGACAAGTACATGATGTGAAAGTTAGACATtgaacaaaattcaaaaatgtcaaagaatattgctttcTTAAATTTTTCGCCGGCCATATTTATACACAcacataataaaaaaaaaaggaataacaTAATATAGATAAATAGAAGATTTTTTGGCAGCATGGAAGCTAGCTATGTTCATGGGCATAACAGTGTAAAAGCTGAACCAATAACTTTTGCTCATACCATATATTTTtatctaaaaaattataaaatatttacaaCTAATAAATTTTAAACCTATTAAATTATATGGGATGCGATAGAATTGCGAATTTGAATCCTTAAAATTTAAATCCGCCTCTGAATATATCAATTCCTTGTCAATAGAAAACCAACAAAATTGAGGCCATAAAAGTTGAGCGGCAGGatcttagcatttttcacaaacACCTCAAAGCTGTAGGTATAATTATATTctcttcaaaaataaaaagaaggcaAAAGAGAGAATATATGCTGCTTAGAAGAAGAGACATCTCACGCTATATGGGACCTAAGGCACAGAGAATAAAGAGaacattcttttatttgtgtatcGTACATTATTATTGTGACAACAGTGTAGATACATGGAATTAAGTGGCATATATAGGCAAGGTGAAGATACATTTTATCAAGTGATTAAAACTCAAGGTTAGTTTAAATTGGGATTGTTACATAAATAGTCCGCCAGATTAAATATTTACTTTTTTATCGGTATAcattgagtatatattaattatACACAGTTATACATAAATTGAGcatgaatttatatatatatatatatatatatatatatatatagagagagagagagagagagaccggctatttttagtttaagaaattAGATGGACAATTATTTGAGTTAATATTTCTTTATAATTTGAGGAGGATTGAAAGTAAATTTATTCTTTTCAATATGAGTTAATATTCTTTTCATGAAAAAGGGTTCAATTCAATCCACTTTCTTGTAAAGTATAAGTgtttatatatgtgatatatcatatatatatatttacaaagAAAAATGTAGGTGTTCAAATACCATCTTCATGTCTTTTAAAAATCaacaatttttgaagaaaaaaaaagctgaGAAAATAATGTGGTCGACTTGGAAATAGTTCAATTGCCAACCAATATATCCTAGAACGTGCAAAATCAGTATCGCACATTCAGCCATCCAACTCTAAATTATAAGGCATGGTGTTTGTGTCTGATGATAATGATTGACAACTTGTATCAATGAGTGCTTTTCGTTAGCAAAATTTGTTCTCACAATTACTTTGGAACAAGTACAATGGCACATTGCGTTATTGGTTGCTGAATGTTTGGCAATGTCAATAGCTTCGGTTAAAGCAAATCCCAAAATAGCATAACCTAATAATTGTTTTGCCAATGAATGATTTCTCGCAACAGAATTAAGGAACTGAAAACATTTCCAATATCGGCAGCAGCTCCCGCTGAAGCAATTGTAGCAGCTCCTGCCGATTAATTTTGAACCTTATAATCTTACATAATAATAAAGAAAGTTTAAAGAAAGTTAGCTCTTTATTTGTTTATCTCgcccttctttcttttcttcgaTCCAACCCCCAAAGAGCGGTTTAAGTCCGTTTGTGAATTAGCATAACAGTGGCGGAGCCAAAACTtacataaaaaatttcaaaaaaaaaatactaaaatatagaACATAAGATTTGAACATGCAAGTAAGCTAGCCTTATTTGCTCAGTATAACTTTTTGAATGAGgagattcaattgaacccatCACAACAATCTAGCTTTGCGACTccgtgatcacgcccaactatgccttattaAAAGGATTAAGCGGtcactgcaaatataatctgagtatttagcccagagtcgaatccacagggaattaacctaccaattactCTTGTTAGACTCACTAAA includes the following:
- the LOC107798257 gene encoding BAG family molecular chaperone regulator 3; this encodes MSKDLLRMKTKPNKPNGNGLSSSGWEMRPGGMLVQQRSSDSYQSSVTVPTIKIKVKYGSSYHEVKISSQATFGELKKMLAGQTGLHTEDQKIFYKEKERDSRNFLDVAGLKDGSKLVLIEDEISREKRFIESRRNAKMENASKEITSIRLDIDKLAKQVANVEMDIYGGKKVTETLLLSLIELLMTQLIKLDGITADGDLKLQRRMQVKRVQKYIETLDMLKIRNSALGNHNAKVQMHHKNGIFTGKMPKSMYYNQEQRKRVSFADQRNPGPVVVTTKWETF